From a region of the Pseudomonadaceae bacterium SI-3 genome:
- a CDS encoding AMP-binding protein, producing MSLPSYTCGPQTKPLLPMTIGAAFDRAVERFSDREALVVRHQNLRYTWAQLAEEVDRCARGLLALGLKPGERVGIWSPNNAQWCIAQFATAKVGVVLVNINPAYRLNELEYALKQSGCRWLICADAFKTSDYHAMLHELLPELERSAIGALQSHMLPELRGVISLCDTPVDGMLLWKGLMDMAENVGPEQLRQCGEQLQFDDPINIQYTSGTTGFPKGATLSHYNILNNGYMVGESLKLSEHDRLVIPVPLYHCFGMVMGNLGCVTHGTTMIYPSAAFEPLAALQAAAEEKATGMYGVPTMFIAMLDHPERQSLDLSNLRTGIMAGSTCPIEVMKRVIDDMHLAEMQIAYGMTETSPVSTQTGPDDDLERRVTSVGRTQPHLESKVVDEHNRIVPRGQIGELCTRGYSVMLGYWNNPEATAGAIDGARWMHTGDLATMDEEGYIKIVGRNKDMIIRGGENVYPREVEEFLFTHAAVADVQVIGVPDKTYGEEIVAWVKLHPGHSATADDLREFCKGRIAHFKTPRHIKFVDEFPMTISGKVQKFKMREVSVAELGIAE from the coding sequence ATGAGTCTTCCGAGCTACACCTGCGGACCGCAGACCAAACCCCTGTTGCCGATGACCATCGGTGCGGCGTTCGACCGGGCTGTCGAGCGGTTCTCCGACCGTGAGGCCTTGGTCGTTCGTCACCAGAACCTGCGCTACACCTGGGCCCAGCTGGCCGAAGAGGTGGACCGTTGCGCACGGGGCTTGCTGGCACTCGGCCTCAAACCTGGCGAGCGGGTGGGCATCTGGTCGCCTAACAATGCGCAGTGGTGCATCGCTCAGTTTGCGACCGCCAAGGTGGGTGTGGTGCTGGTTAACATCAACCCGGCCTATCGCCTCAACGAACTCGAATATGCCCTTAAGCAGTCCGGCTGCCGCTGGTTGATTTGCGCCGATGCGTTCAAGACATCCGACTATCACGCGATGCTGCATGAGCTGCTGCCGGAGCTGGAGCGCTCGGCCATCGGCGCCTTGCAGAGCCACATGCTGCCCGAGCTGCGTGGGGTGATCAGCCTGTGCGACACGCCGGTTGACGGCATGCTCCTGTGGAAAGGGCTGATGGACATGGCGGAGAACGTCGGCCCGGAGCAGCTGCGCCAATGCGGCGAGCAGCTGCAATTCGATGACCCGATCAATATTCAGTACACGTCCGGCACCACGGGTTTCCCCAAGGGCGCCACGCTCAGTCACTACAACATCCTTAATAACGGCTACATGGTCGGTGAGAGCCTCAAGCTCAGCGAGCACGACCGGCTGGTAATTCCAGTCCCGCTTTATCACTGCTTCGGCATGGTCATGGGCAATCTTGGCTGCGTCACCCATGGCACCACGATGATCTATCCGAGCGCCGCCTTCGAACCGCTCGCGGCGCTGCAAGCGGCAGCCGAAGAAAAGGCCACCGGTATGTACGGCGTGCCGACCATGTTCATCGCCATGCTCGACCACCCGGAGCGTCAATCGCTGGATCTGAGCAATCTGCGCACCGGGATCATGGCCGGTTCCACCTGTCCGATCGAAGTCATGAAGCGGGTCATCGACGACATGCACCTGGCTGAGATGCAGATCGCGTACGGCATGACCGAAACCAGCCCCGTCTCGACTCAGACCGGCCCGGATGATGACCTTGAACGCCGTGTCACCAGTGTCGGGCGCACCCAGCCGCACCTGGAAAGTAAGGTAGTCGACGAACACAACCGCATCGTCCCGCGCGGGCAGATCGGCGAACTCTGCACCCGCGGTTACAGCGTCATGCTCGGTTACTGGAACAATCCGGAGGCCACCGCCGGTGCTATCGACGGCGCGCGCTGGATGCACACCGGCGACCTGGCGACCATGGACGAGGAGGGCTACATCAAAATCGTCGGCCGCAACAAAGACATGATCATTCGCGGCGGTGAGAACGTATATCCACGGGAAGTCGAGGAGTTCCTGTTTACCCACGCGGCGGTGGCTGACGTGCAGGTGATCGGCGTACCAGACAAGACTTACGGTGAGGAGATCGTTGCGTGGGTCAAGTTGCACCCGGGGCATTCAGCAACTGCCGACGATCTGCGCGAGTTCTGTAAAGGGCGGATCGCACATTTCAAGACGCCGCGACATATCAAGTTCGTCGATGAGTTCCCGATGACGATCAGCGGCAAGGTGCAGAAGTTCAAGATGCGCGAGGTCAGCGTCGCAGAGCTCGGCATTGCCGAGTGA
- a CDS encoding outer membrane porin, OprD family, whose translation MQLKPLSRFFLFSSLAASALGTSTMASAAFLDDSKASVELRNFYMNRDFRQSGASQSKADEWAQGFILKMESGYTEGPVGFGVDALGLLGVKLDSSPDRSGTGILQRDSSGQPSDDYGTAGLTAKAKMSNTTLHVGTLQPIIPVVMRNDSRLLPSIFRGGWLQSKEIEGLTVDVGMLDRISYRDSSDYEELTVFNGGARNIQLGSAKTSDEFLFAGGRYQIMPELTANYYYGGMDGIYKQHNTQLVHIMPLGENQSFKTDLRYVRSTDDGGSNVDNNAFGALFTYKIGGHGFTGGYQTLSGDTGFAYVSGGDNMLINLLQINDFGNEDEKSWQVRYDYDFAAAGIPGLSLMTRYVSGDNVNLAGGGEGEEWERDTDIAYVVQNGPLKNLAMKVRNATVRSNFGSDINETRVILSYTLALW comes from the coding sequence ATGCAATTGAAACCCCTGAGCCGTTTCTTCCTCTTCAGCAGCCTGGCAGCTTCAGCGCTGGGCACCTCAACCATGGCATCCGCCGCGTTCCTCGATGACAGCAAAGCCAGCGTCGAGCTGCGCAATTTCTACATGAACCGTGATTTCCGCCAGTCCGGCGCGTCTCAATCCAAGGCCGACGAATGGGCGCAGGGCTTCATCCTGAAGATGGAATCGGGCTACACCGAAGGGCCGGTCGGCTTTGGCGTGGATGCGCTCGGCTTGCTGGGCGTCAAGCTCGATTCCAGCCCGGATCGTTCCGGTACTGGCATCCTGCAGCGCGATTCGTCTGGTCAGCCGTCTGATGACTACGGCACTGCCGGCCTGACCGCTAAAGCGAAGATGTCCAACACGACCCTGCACGTCGGCACCCTGCAGCCGATCATCCCGGTGGTGATGCGCAACGACAGCCGCCTGCTGCCCAGCATCTTCCGTGGGGGCTGGTTGCAGAGCAAGGAAATCGAGGGTCTGACCGTTGATGTCGGTATGCTCGATCGCATCAGCTACCGTGACTCGTCGGATTATGAAGAGCTGACGGTGTTCAATGGTGGTGCTCGGAATATTCAATTGGGCAGCGCCAAAACCAGCGACGAGTTCCTGTTCGCCGGTGGCCGCTACCAGATCATGCCGGAGCTTACCGCTAACTATTACTACGGCGGCATGGATGGCATCTACAAGCAACACAACACGCAGTTGGTCCACATCATGCCGCTCGGTGAGAACCAGAGCTTCAAGACCGACCTGCGCTACGTGCGCTCCACCGATGACGGCGGCAGCAACGTCGATAACAACGCCTTTGGCGCGCTGTTCACCTACAAGATCGGCGGCCATGGCTTTACTGGCGGTTACCAGACGTTGAGCGGCGACACCGGCTTTGCGTACGTCAGCGGCGGCGACAACATGCTGATCAACCTGTTGCAGATCAATGACTTCGGTAACGAAGATGAGAAGTCATGGCAGGTCCGCTATGACTATGACTTTGCTGCAGCTGGTATCCCCGGGCTGAGCCTGATGACCCGCTACGTGTCCGGTGACAACGTCAACCTGGCCGGCGGCGGCGAAGGTGAAGAGTGGGAACGCGACACGGATATCGCCTATGTGGTCCAGAACGGACCGTTGAAGAACCTCGCCATGAAAGTGCGTAACGCTACGGTACGCAGCAACTTTGGCAGCGACATCAACGAAACTCGCGTGATCCTTAGCTACACCCTGGCGCTCTGGTAA
- a CDS encoding alkylhydroperoxidase → MTQPISRFPLVDDFASLPDDVRERVLAVEEKAGFIPNVFLMLAHRPDEFRAFFAYHDALMERESDSLTKAEKEMIVVAVSADHGCLYCVVAHGAILRILAKDPLIADQIAVNYHTAGLSERQRVMLDFALHLAAQRGVLDDAWQARLEKMGFTQSDIWDIGAIAALFGLSNRLVSMARTPPNDEFYLLGRVPRAAAN, encoded by the coding sequence ATGACCCAGCCCATCAGTCGTTTTCCGCTCGTCGATGACTTCGCTTCGCTGCCGGACGATGTGCGTGAGCGCGTTCTGGCGGTAGAAGAGAAAGCCGGCTTCATACCCAATGTTTTTCTGATGTTGGCCCATAGACCAGATGAATTCAGGGCTTTTTTTGCCTATCACGATGCGCTGATGGAGCGAGAATCGGACAGTCTGACCAAAGCCGAGAAAGAAATGATCGTGGTGGCGGTGAGCGCCGATCATGGCTGTCTGTACTGCGTAGTGGCGCATGGTGCGATTCTGCGAATCCTGGCCAAGGATCCACTGATTGCCGATCAGATTGCAGTGAACTACCACACCGCCGGGCTCAGCGAGCGCCAGCGGGTCATGCTCGATTTTGCGCTGCACTTGGCTGCACAACGTGGCGTACTGGATGACGCTTGGCAGGCGCGATTGGAAAAGATGGGCTTCACTCAGAGCGACATCTGGGACATTGGCGCGATTGCTGCGCTGTTTGGTCTTTCCAACCGTCTGGTGTCGATGGCGCGAACGCCGCCCAACGACGAATTTTATTTGCTGGGTCGCGTGCCCAGAGCTGCCGCGAACTGA
- a CDS encoding methylcrotonoyl-CoA carboxylase codes for MAILNTQINTRSPEFAANSAAMLEQVTNLRTLLGRVSEGGGEKAQQRHVSRGKLLVRDRINALLDPGSAFLEVAPLAAYEVYGEDVAAAGVVAGIGRVEGVECVIIANDATVKGGSYYPLTVKKHLRAQSIAQQNRLPCIYLVDSGGANLPRQDEVFPDREHFGRIFFNQANMSAMGIPQLAVVMGSCTAGGAYVPAMADETIMVRNQATIFLAGPPLVKAATGEVVTAEDLGGADVHCKTSGVADHYAENDEHALAIARRCVANLNWKKLGQVQTRQPRVPLYAADELYGVIPAQSKQPYDVREVIARLVDGSEFDEFKALFGTTLVCGFATLHGYPIAILANNGILFAEAAQKGAHFIELACQRGIPLLFLQNITGFMVGQKYETGGIAKHGAKLVTAVACAQVPKFTVVIGGSFGAGNYGMCGRAYDPRFLWMWPNARIGVMGGEQAAGVLVQVKREQAERSGQTFSEQDESQLKQPILEQYERQGHPYYSSARLWDDGVIDPAQTRDLLGLALSASLNAPIEPTRFGVFRM; via the coding sequence ATGGCCATCCTGAATACCCAGATCAATACCCGTTCACCGGAGTTCGCGGCCAACAGCGCCGCGATGCTCGAACAGGTGACCAACCTGCGCACGCTGCTCGGGCGCGTCAGCGAAGGTGGCGGCGAGAAAGCGCAGCAGCGCCATGTCTCGCGCGGCAAGCTGCTGGTGCGTGACCGCATCAACGCCCTCCTCGACCCCGGTTCGGCCTTTCTCGAAGTCGCACCCCTGGCGGCTTACGAGGTCTACGGTGAAGACGTTGCTGCTGCGGGCGTGGTGGCTGGCATCGGCCGAGTCGAGGGCGTCGAATGCGTGATCATCGCCAATGACGCCACGGTAAAAGGTGGCAGCTACTACCCACTCACGGTGAAAAAACACCTGCGCGCGCAATCCATCGCCCAGCAGAATCGTTTGCCGTGCATCTATCTGGTGGATTCCGGCGGCGCCAACCTGCCGCGCCAGGATGAGGTGTTCCCGGACCGTGAACACTTCGGTCGCATCTTCTTCAACCAGGCCAACATGAGTGCCATGGGCATCCCGCAGCTCGCGGTGGTGATGGGCTCCTGCACCGCCGGTGGCGCCTATGTGCCAGCCATGGCTGACGAAACCATCATGGTGCGCAACCAGGCGACGATCTTTCTCGCCGGCCCGCCGTTGGTCAAAGCCGCGACGGGCGAAGTGGTCACCGCCGAAGATCTCGGCGGTGCCGATGTGCACTGTAAAACGTCCGGTGTGGCCGACCATTACGCCGAGAACGACGAGCACGCGCTGGCGATCGCCCGGCGCTGCGTCGCCAACCTCAACTGGAAAAAGCTTGGCCAGGTGCAGACCCGCCAACCGCGTGTACCCCTCTATGCCGCGGACGAGCTTTATGGTGTGATTCCGGCACAATCCAAGCAGCCCTACGACGTGCGCGAAGTCATCGCGCGGCTCGTCGACGGCAGCGAGTTCGATGAATTCAAGGCGCTGTTCGGCACCACCCTGGTCTGCGGGTTCGCCACATTGCACGGCTATCCGATCGCGATTCTGGCGAACAACGGGATCCTCTTCGCCGAAGCCGCTCAGAAAGGCGCTCACTTCATCGAGCTGGCCTGCCAGCGTGGCATCCCGCTGTTGTTCCTGCAGAACATCACCGGCTTCATGGTTGGCCAGAAGTACGAGACCGGCGGTATCGCCAAGCACGGCGCCAAGCTGGTCACAGCGGTGGCCTGCGCTCAGGTGCCTAAGTTCACCGTGGTGATTGGCGGCAGCTTCGGCGCCGGCAACTACGGCATGTGCGGTCGTGCCTATGATCCGCGCTTTCTGTGGATGTGGCCCAACGCGAGAATCGGCGTGATGGGTGGCGAGCAAGCCGCTGGCGTGCTGGTGCAGGTCAAGCGTGAACAGGCCGAACGCAGCGGACAGACCTTCTCAGAACAAGACGAGTCGCAGCTCAAACAGCCGATCCTTGAGCAATACGAGCGCCAGGGGCATCCCTACTATTCCAGTGCCCGACTGTGGGATGACGGTGTTATTGATCCGGCGCAGACGCGCGATCTACTGGGCCTGGCACTCTCAGCGAGTCTCAACGCACCGATCGAACCGACCCGATTCGGCGTATTCCGGATGTAA
- a CDS encoding acyl-CoA dehydrogenase (catalyzes the formation of 3-methylbut-2-enoyl CoA from 3-methylbutanoyl CoA): protein MNYSGLNFALGETVDMLRDQIRGFVANELAPRAEAIDRDNLFPSDMWRKFGDMGLLGITIDEEYGGAGMGYLAHVIAIEEISRGSASVGLSYGAHSNLCVNQINRNGTAEQKAKYLPKLVSGEHVGALAMSEPNAGSDVVSMKLRADRKGDRFVLNGSKTWITNGPDANTYVIYAKTDLDKGAHGITAFIVERDWKGFSRGSKFDKLGMRGSNTCELFFDDVEVPEENVLGVENGGVKVLMSGLDYERVVLAGGPVGIMQACLDVVVPYIHDRKQFGQSIGEFQFIQGKVADMYTQLNASRAYLYTVAQACDRGETTRKDAAGVILYTAEAATQMALQAIQILGGNGYINEFPTGRLLRDAKLYEIGAGTSEIRRMLIGRELFNETK from the coding sequence ATGAACTATTCAGGCCTCAACTTCGCGCTCGGTGAAACCGTGGACATGCTCCGCGACCAGATCCGCGGTTTCGTTGCGAACGAACTGGCGCCCCGCGCCGAAGCCATCGACCGTGACAACCTCTTCCCCAGCGACATGTGGCGCAAGTTTGGCGACATGGGCCTGCTCGGTATCACCATAGACGAGGAATACGGCGGCGCTGGCATGGGTTACTTGGCACATGTCATCGCTATCGAAGAAATCAGCCGTGGCTCGGCCTCGGTGGGTCTGTCGTACGGCGCGCACTCCAACCTTTGCGTCAACCAGATCAACCGCAACGGTACGGCGGAGCAGAAAGCGAAATACCTGCCCAAACTGGTATCCGGTGAGCACGTCGGTGCGCTAGCGATGAGCGAGCCGAATGCCGGTTCCGACGTGGTTTCGATGAAGCTGCGGGCCGATCGCAAGGGTGACCGCTTCGTCCTCAACGGCAGCAAGACCTGGATCACCAACGGGCCGGATGCCAACACCTACGTCATCTACGCGAAAACTGACCTGGATAAAGGCGCGCACGGCATCACCGCGTTCATCGTCGAGCGCGACTGGAAGGGTTTCTCGCGCGGCAGCAAGTTCGACAAGCTCGGCATGCGCGGCTCCAACACCTGCGAGCTGTTCTTCGATGACGTCGAGGTTCCGGAAGAGAACGTGCTTGGCGTCGAAAATGGTGGCGTGAAGGTGCTGATGAGCGGCCTGGACTACGAGCGCGTGGTGCTGGCAGGCGGCCCGGTCGGGATCATGCAGGCGTGCCTCGATGTGGTGGTGCCCTACATCCACGACCGCAAGCAATTCGGCCAAAGCATCGGCGAGTTCCAGTTCATCCAGGGCAAGGTGGCCGACATGTACACCCAGCTCAACGCCAGCCGCGCTTACCTCTACACCGTGGCGCAAGCCTGCGACCGTGGCGAGACCACTCGCAAGGATGCCGCCGGGGTGATCCTCTACACCGCCGAAGCGGCGACGCAGATGGCCTTGCAGGCGATCCAGATTCTCGGCGGCAACGGCTACATCAACGAATTTCCTACCGGCCGCCTGCTGCGCGACGCCAAGCTTTACGAAATCGGCGCCGGCACCAGCGAGATTCGCCGGATGCTGATTGGCCGCGAACTGTTCAACGAAACCAAATAA